A stretch of Caenorhabditis elegans chromosome IV DNA encodes these proteins:
- the Y45F10A.7 gene encoding DEP domain-containing protein (Confirmed by transcript evidence) — MNSQNSQKSSSFDDFAGQVVIYTEIGNSKCAKGRDLLHREGIPYTDVSLDSFPQHSQEIFDRTGTDVLPQIFFNNIYIGHETDLERVIGETNKWESLVEHVRREKCTNGGPIVPHPMNAIGFEEYETENNNKCCDEVLWVPDEYSKLVRDMKNAQLIKNNRVKLKVYRNSFKGEELVEWLMRQKGIKRSEALEIGQELIDRHVGQQTSKESGMTFSPDRYYQLVEDDENKPLNAGEDDGDKKQSFPVAECNEKFSKLLKPIFNDILTDDNQSIIYGGLSTNDNFTRYLQFSRELNHVTFEGSTSDDRLTFFINVYNMMLIHITLKHGPPIGIWQRRKLVNGTYYLIGGHRYALHSIINGILRGNKKGPGMLWKAFGKQDARLPISLAVCDPLIYFSLCSGSKTTPPLRVYHSKSIHQEMRENARQTLLRGDKFLRVDMKKNVIHLGKTFKWFSDDFGGSTEKILQWILDVLDTNESDKKHNLQKLFFTGEYSIEYIPYDWSTNGRMDEKEREDIDGGGGGGGDVRRTKTIE; from the exons AtgaattctcaaaattctcaaaaatcctCTTCCTTCGACGATTTTGCTGGCCAAGTAGTGATCTACacagaaattggaaattcgaaaTGTGCAAAGGGACGAGATCTTCTACATCGAGAGGGCATTCCATACACAGATGTTTCTCTTGATTCATTTCCTCAG CATTCACAAGAAATATTCGATAGAACGGGAACCGACGTGCTTCCACAAATATTCTTCAACAACATCTATATTGGTCACGAAACGGACCTGGAGAGAGTG ATCGGTGAGACCAACAAGTGGGAGAGCCTCGTCGAGCACGTTCGCCGCGAAAAGTGCACCAACGGCGGACCGATAGTTCCACACCCGATGAACGCCATCGGTTTCGAGGAATACGAGACCGAGAACAACAATAAATGTTGTGATGAGGTGTTGTGGGTTCCCGACGAGTACAGCAAACTGGTTCGAGACATGAAGAATGCGCAACTCATCAAAAATAATCGC GTCAAATTAAAAGTGTATCGAAACTCGTTCAAAGGCGAGGAGCTTGTCGAGTGGCTCATGCGGCAGAAAGGAATAA AACGGAGCGAAGCGCTCGAAATCGGCCAAGAATTAATCGATCGGCACGTTGGACAACAAACGTCGAAGGAGTCTGGCATGACATTCAGCCCGGACAG GTACTATCAACTGGTCGAAGATGACGAAAACAAGCCACTGAATGCAGGGGAAGATGATGGGGACAAAAAACAGAGTTTTCCGGTAGCAGAGTGTAATGAGAAATTCAGCAAGCTGCTCAAGCCGATCTTCAATGATATTCTCACAGATGACAATCAG tccaTCATCTACGGCGGACTATCCACAAATGACAATTTCACTCgatatcttcaattttcccgAGAACTGAACCATGTAACATTCGAAGGATCCACCTCTGATGACcgtctaacatttttcattaacgTCTACAATATGATGCTGATTCATATTACACTAAAACACGGTCCGCCAATCGGTATTTGGCAGAGACGGAAG CTTGTGAATGGAACATATTACTTGATTGGTGGCCATCGGTATGCGTTACATTCTATTATAAATGGTATTCTTCGTGGAAACAAGAAAGGTCCCGGAATGTTATGGAAAGCGTTCGGGAAACAAGATGCAAGACTTCCAATCTCTTTAGCTGTCTGTGATCCGTTGATCTACTTCTCGCTGTGTTCAGGATCGAAGACGACACCTCCATTAAGAGTTTATCATTCGAAG tctatCCACCAAGAAATGCGTGAAAACGCCCGTCAAACCCTGCTCAGAGGCGACAAGTTCCTGCGAGTCgatatgaagaaaaatgtgatcCACTTGGGAAAAACGTTCAAATGGTTTTCCGACGATTTCGGTGGATCAACCGAGAAGATCCTCCAATGGATTCTAGACGTGTTGGATACGAATGAAAGTgacaaaaaacacaatttacaaaaacttttcttCACGGGAGAGTATTCTATCGAGTATATTCCATATGATTGGTCGACGAATGGGCGAATGGATGAGAAGGAACGAGAAGATattgatggtggtggtggtggaggtggagaTGTACGGAGaacaaaaactattgaatGA
- the Y45F10A.7 gene encoding DUF547 domain-containing protein (Confirmed by transcript evidence): MRQKGIKRSEALEIGQELIDRHVGQQTSKESGMTFSPDRYYQLVEDDENKPLNAGEDDGDKKQSFPVAECNEKFSKLLKPIFNDILTDDNQSIIYGGLSTNDNFTRYLQFSRELNHVTFEGSTSDDRLTFFINVYNMMLIHITLKHGPPIGIWQRRKLVNGTYYLIGGHRYALHSIINGILRGNKKGPGMLWKAFGKQDARLPISLAVCDPLIYFSLCSGSKTTPPLRVYHSKSIHQEMRENARQTLLRGDKFLRVDMKKNVIHLGKTFKWFSDDFGGSTEKILQWILDVLDTNESDKKHNLQKLFFTGEYSIEYIPYDWSTNGRMDEKEREDIDGGGGGGGDVRRTKTIE, encoded by the exons ATGCGGCAGAAAGGAATAA AACGGAGCGAAGCGCTCGAAATCGGCCAAGAATTAATCGATCGGCACGTTGGACAACAAACGTCGAAGGAGTCTGGCATGACATTCAGCCCGGACAG GTACTATCAACTGGTCGAAGATGACGAAAACAAGCCACTGAATGCAGGGGAAGATGATGGGGACAAAAAACAGAGTTTTCCGGTAGCAGAGTGTAATGAGAAATTCAGCAAGCTGCTCAAGCCGATCTTCAATGATATTCTCACAGATGACAATCAG tccaTCATCTACGGCGGACTATCCACAAATGACAATTTCACTCgatatcttcaattttcccgAGAACTGAACCATGTAACATTCGAAGGATCCACCTCTGATGACcgtctaacatttttcattaacgTCTACAATATGATGCTGATTCATATTACACTAAAACACGGTCCGCCAATCGGTATTTGGCAGAGACGGAAG CTTGTGAATGGAACATATTACTTGATTGGTGGCCATCGGTATGCGTTACATTCTATTATAAATGGTATTCTTCGTGGAAACAAGAAAGGTCCCGGAATGTTATGGAAAGCGTTCGGGAAACAAGATGCAAGACTTCCAATCTCTTTAGCTGTCTGTGATCCGTTGATCTACTTCTCGCTGTGTTCAGGATCGAAGACGACACCTCCATTAAGAGTTTATCATTCGAAG tctatCCACCAAGAAATGCGTGAAAACGCCCGTCAAACCCTGCTCAGAGGCGACAAGTTCCTGCGAGTCgatatgaagaaaaatgtgatcCACTTGGGAAAAACGTTCAAATGGTTTTCCGACGATTTCGGTGGATCAACCGAGAAGATCCTCCAATGGATTCTAGACGTGTTGGATACGAATGAAAGTgacaaaaaacacaatttacaaaaacttttcttCACGGGAGAGTATTCTATCGAGTATATTCCATATGATTGGTCGACGAATGGGCGAATGGATGAGAAGGAACGAGAAGATattgatggtggtggtggtggaggtggagaTGTACGGAGaacaaaaactattgaatGA
- the Y45F10A.7 gene encoding DUF547 domain-containing protein (Partially confirmed by transcript evidence) translates to MDPTRRQNSQKKSSSRLDNIDRFILEQLAQRSWEYESDPEGTEWNELCFDDSIATPFYKNTFFERSEALEIGQELIDRHVGQQTSKESGMTFSPDRYYQLVEDDENKPLNAGEDDGDKKQSFPVAECNEKFSKLLKPIFNDILTDDNQSIIYGGLSTNDNFTRYLQFSRELNHVTFEGSTSDDRLTFFINVYNMMLIHITLKHGPPIGIWQRRKLVNGTYYLIGGHRYALHSIINGILRGNKKGPGMLWKAFGKQDARLPISLAVCDPLIYFSLCSGSKTTPPLRVYHSKSIHQEMRENARQTLLRGDKFLRVDMKKNVIHLGKTFKWFSDDFGGSTEKILQWILDVLDTNESDKKHNLQKLFFTGEYSIEYIPYDWSTNGRMDEKEREDIDGGGGGGGDVRRTKTIE, encoded by the exons atggaCCCAACACGTCGTCAAAACTCCCAGAAAAAGAGCTCAAGCCGTCTTGATAACATTGATCGTTTCATTCTCGAGCAACTTGCTCAACGATCATGGGAGTACGAGTCGGATCCCGAGGGAACTGAATGGAATGAGCTTTGCTTTGATGACTCGATAGCCACGCCATTCTACAAGAACACCTTTTTCG AACGGAGCGAAGCGCTCGAAATCGGCCAAGAATTAATCGATCGGCACGTTGGACAACAAACGTCGAAGGAGTCTGGCATGACATTCAGCCCGGACAG GTACTATCAACTGGTCGAAGATGACGAAAACAAGCCACTGAATGCAGGGGAAGATGATGGGGACAAAAAACAGAGTTTTCCGGTAGCAGAGTGTAATGAGAAATTCAGCAAGCTGCTCAAGCCGATCTTCAATGATATTCTCACAGATGACAATCAG tccaTCATCTACGGCGGACTATCCACAAATGACAATTTCACTCgatatcttcaattttcccgAGAACTGAACCATGTAACATTCGAAGGATCCACCTCTGATGACcgtctaacatttttcattaacgTCTACAATATGATGCTGATTCATATTACACTAAAACACGGTCCGCCAATCGGTATTTGGCAGAGACGGAAG CTTGTGAATGGAACATATTACTTGATTGGTGGCCATCGGTATGCGTTACATTCTATTATAAATGGTATTCTTCGTGGAAACAAGAAAGGTCCCGGAATGTTATGGAAAGCGTTCGGGAAACAAGATGCAAGACTTCCAATCTCTTTAGCTGTCTGTGATCCGTTGATCTACTTCTCGCTGTGTTCAGGATCGAAGACGACACCTCCATTAAGAGTTTATCATTCGAAG tctatCCACCAAGAAATGCGTGAAAACGCCCGTCAAACCCTGCTCAGAGGCGACAAGTTCCTGCGAGTCgatatgaagaaaaatgtgatcCACTTGGGAAAAACGTTCAAATGGTTTTCCGACGATTTCGGTGGATCAACCGAGAAGATCCTCCAATGGATTCTAGACGTGTTGGATACGAATGAAAGTgacaaaaaacacaatttacaaaaacttttcttCACGGGAGAGTATTCTATCGAGTATATTCCATATGATTGGTCGACGAATGGGCGAATGGATGAGAAGGAACGAGAAGATattgatggtggtggtggtggaggtggagaTGTACGGAGaacaaaaactattgaatGA
- the Y45F10A.7 gene encoding DUF547 domain-containing protein (Partially confirmed by transcript evidence) translates to MTFSPDRYYQLVEDDENKPLNAGEDDGDKKQSFPVAECNEKFSKLLKPIFNDILTDDNQSIIYGGLSTNDNFTRYLQFSRELNHVTFEGSTSDDRLTFFINVYNMMLIHITLKHGPPIGIWQRRKLVNGTYYLIGGHRYALHSIINGILRGNKKGPGMLWKAFGKQDARLPISLAVCDPLIYFSLCSGSKTTPPLRVYHSKSIHQEMRENARQTLLRGDKFLRVDMKKNVIHLGKTFKWFSDDFGGSTEKILQWILDVLDTNESDKKHNLQKLFFTGEYSIEYIPYDWSTNGRMDEKEREDIDGGGGGGGDVRRTKTIE, encoded by the exons ATGACATTCAGCCCGGACAG GTACTATCAACTGGTCGAAGATGACGAAAACAAGCCACTGAATGCAGGGGAAGATGATGGGGACAAAAAACAGAGTTTTCCGGTAGCAGAGTGTAATGAGAAATTCAGCAAGCTGCTCAAGCCGATCTTCAATGATATTCTCACAGATGACAATCAG tccaTCATCTACGGCGGACTATCCACAAATGACAATTTCACTCgatatcttcaattttcccgAGAACTGAACCATGTAACATTCGAAGGATCCACCTCTGATGACcgtctaacatttttcattaacgTCTACAATATGATGCTGATTCATATTACACTAAAACACGGTCCGCCAATCGGTATTTGGCAGAGACGGAAG CTTGTGAATGGAACATATTACTTGATTGGTGGCCATCGGTATGCGTTACATTCTATTATAAATGGTATTCTTCGTGGAAACAAGAAAGGTCCCGGAATGTTATGGAAAGCGTTCGGGAAACAAGATGCAAGACTTCCAATCTCTTTAGCTGTCTGTGATCCGTTGATCTACTTCTCGCTGTGTTCAGGATCGAAGACGACACCTCCATTAAGAGTTTATCATTCGAAG tctatCCACCAAGAAATGCGTGAAAACGCCCGTCAAACCCTGCTCAGAGGCGACAAGTTCCTGCGAGTCgatatgaagaaaaatgtgatcCACTTGGGAAAAACGTTCAAATGGTTTTCCGACGATTTCGGTGGATCAACCGAGAAGATCCTCCAATGGATTCTAGACGTGTTGGATACGAATGAAAGTgacaaaaaacacaatttacaaaaacttttcttCACGGGAGAGTATTCTATCGAGTATATTCCATATGATTGGTCGACGAATGGGCGAATGGATGAGAAGGAACGAGAAGATattgatggtggtggtggtggaggtggagaTGTACGGAGaacaaaaactattgaatGA
- the nlp-17 gene encoding Neuropeptide-Like Protein (Product from WormBase gene class nlp;~Confirmed by transcript evidence), translating into MFSKSILFCLLVLVFNVFGANFENDQDVMRPPFQALKRGSLSNMMRIGKRQMSRQQEYVQFPNEGVVPCESCNLGTLMRIGRR; encoded by the exons atgTTCAGCAAGTCAATTCTCTTCTGCCTTTTGGTTTTGGTATTCAATGTTTTTGGAgctaactttgaaaatgatcAGGA tgTAATGCGTCCCCCATTCCAAGCCCTTAAACGTGGTAGTTTGTCAAACATGATGAGAATCGGAAAGCGACAAATGTCTCGACAACAGGAATACGTACAATTTCCAAATGAAGGTGTTGTGCCGTGTGAGAGCTGTAATTTGGGAACACTTATGAGAATTGGACGGAGATAA
- the seld-1 gene encoding putative selenide, water dikinase (Confirmed by transcript evidence): MNRIERILEGFDPVSNGLDEDFVLTKLTGMKGCGCKVPRNVLLQLLQTFKTDLVINNDEVDIGLDSCVIPLRHPGLRLVQTTDFFYPLIDDPYIMGRVTCANVLSDLYAMGVSECDNMLMLLAVAIDLNEKQRDIVVPLFIQGFKDAADEAGTKIRGGQTVRCPWLLLGGVATSVAHESEIIKVDQAVPGDVLILTKPIGGQVAVNSYEWIKKKNGKIEELNLEIPKIEKAFKQVCEQMSRLNRNAAKLLHKYDAHSSTDVTGFGLLGHAENLARVQKQPMEFIIEKLPIIEYMDEIADKMIAKGGEGFKLYQGTSAETSGGLLIAMSEENAKKYIAELSSLDNAPAWIIGKVTAKTTDSSIARILPDAVRISVPSHI; encoded by the exons atGAATCGAATCGAGAGAATTTTGGAGGGATTCGATCCGGTGAGCAATGGACTTGATGAAGATTTTGTGCTCACAAAGTTGACTGGAATGAAGGGTTGTGGGTGTAAAGTTCCAAGGAATGTGCTCCTTCAATTGCtccaaacttttaaaactgattTAGTCATTAATAATGATGAAGTTG ACATTGGTCTCGATAGTTGCGTAATTCCACTCCGTCATCCGGGTCTTCGACTCGTACAAACCACTGATTTCTTCTATCCACTCATTGATGATCCATATATTATGGGACGTGTAACATGTGCCAATGTATTGTCTGATTTGTATGCAATGGGAGTTTCCGAGTGTGATAATATGCTTATGCTGCTCGCAGTGGCTATTGATTTGAACGAGAAGCAGAGAGATATTGTCGTTCCGTTGTTTATTCAGGGATTCAAG gatGCAGCTGACGAAGCAGGCACAAAGATCCGTGGTGGCCAAACAGTCCGTTGTCCTTGGCTTCTGCTCGGCGGAGTTGCCACTTCAGTTGCTCATGAATCAGAAATCATAAAAGTAGATCAAGCAGTTCCTGGAGATGTTCTGATATTGACTAAACCAATTGGAGGCCAGGTTGCCGTGAACTCGTACGAATGGATCAAAAAGAAgaacggaaaaattgaagagctCAAtctagaaattccaaaaatcgaaaaagcaTTCAAACAAGTCTGCGAGCAAATGAGCCGTTTGAATAGAAATGCGGCGAAGCTTCTTCACAAATACGATGCTCATTCTTCAACTGACGTCACTGGATTTGGACTTCTAGGCCACGCCGAGAATTTGGCGCGAGTTCAAAAGCAGCCAATGGAGTTTATTATCGAAAAGCTTCCAATCATTGAGTATATGGATGAAATTGCTGATAAAATGATTGCAAAAGGAGGAGAGGGATTCAAATTGTATCAGGGAACATCAGCAGAGACAAGTGGTGGACTTTTAATTGCAATGTCGGAAGAGAATGCAAAA aaatacaTTGCCGAACTCTCCTCTCTTGACAACGCACCCGCATGGATTATCGGCAAGGTCACTGCAAAAACAACGGATTCTTCGATTGCCCGCATTCTGCCTGATGCCGTTCGTATCTCTGTTCCCTCTCATATTTGA
- the afmd-2 gene encoding Alpha/beta hydrolase fold-3 domain-containing protein (Confirmed by transcript evidence), whose product MSEIDLTSEYSCSKHSKNPETAGEEFDVKVEKIYEDLKNSSIERQEDIPYFPNGEMTRIDIWGPETAEKVFIMIHGGYWLIGNRKKCLAVVHVAQKLGYTVVSVGYDYANKDHVLSKTIVEALEGVQFALKKFKNAKKIVIGGHSVGAHLAFQAVTRIHDPRISGAYLSAGIYKIQELTSTTYGHDLGLTSEEAETCSCDYELMKHVRFPVLIACCRRESPKLYQQNQDFSSQVANAQYKEYENEDHFTILTELTKEESIVYADFFNFLYSI is encoded by the exons ATGTCGGAAATAGATCTAACTTCCGAGTACTCGTGCTccaaacattccaaaaatcctGAAACAGCCGGCGAGGAGTTCGAcgtgaaagttgaaaaaatatatgaagatttaaaaaattcatcgaTTGAACGGCAAGAGgatattccatattttccaaatgGAGAAATGACTCGAATTGATATTTGGGGTCCAGAAACTGCGGAAAAAGTATTTATAATGATTCACGGAGGTTATTGGCTG ATTGGAAACCGAAAGAAATGTTTGGCTGTCGTCCACGTGGCACAAAAGCTTGGCTACACTGTAGTCAGCGTGGGATACGACTATGCCAACAAGGATCATGTATTGAGCAAGACGATCGTTGAAGCTTTGGAAGGAGTTCAg tttgctctgaaaaagttcaagaatGCGAAGAAAATTGTGATTGGAGGACACTCAGTCGGAGCACACCTCGCATTTCAAG ctgTAACACGGATCCATGACCCCCGAATCAGTGGTGCCTACCTCAGCGCGGGCATCTACAAAATTCAAGAACTGACTTCCACGACTTATGGTCACGATCTTGGGTTGACTTCAGAAGAAGCAGAAACTTGTAGTTGTGATTATGAGCTTATGAAGCATGTCCGGTTCCCGGTGTTAATCGCATGTTGCAGACGGGAATCCCCAAAGTTGTACCAACAAAATCAGGATTTTTCTAGTCAAGTTGCAAATGCTCAGTACAAG gaatACGAAAATGAAGATCATTTCACAATCCTGACAGAGCTCACAAAAGAGGAGAGCATCGTGTACGCCGACTTCTTCAACTTTctttattcaatttaa
- the afmd-2 gene encoding Alpha/beta hydrolase fold-3 domain-containing protein (Confirmed by transcript evidence) has translation MTRIDIWGPETAEKVFIMIHGGYWLIGNRKKCLAVVHVAQKLGYTVVSVGYDYANKDHVLSKTIVEALEGVQFALKKFKNAKKIVIGGHSVGAHLAFQAVTRIHDPRISGAYLSAGIYKIQELTSTTYGHDLGLTSEEAETCSCDYELMKHVRFPVLIACCRRESPKLYQQNQDFSSQVANAQYKEYENEDHFTILTELTKEESIVYADFFNFLYSI, from the exons ATGACTCGAATTGATATTTGGGGTCCAGAAACTGCGGAAAAAGTATTTATAATGATTCACGGAGGTTATTGGCTG ATTGGAAACCGAAAGAAATGTTTGGCTGTCGTCCACGTGGCACAAAAGCTTGGCTACACTGTAGTCAGCGTGGGATACGACTATGCCAACAAGGATCATGTATTGAGCAAGACGATCGTTGAAGCTTTGGAAGGAGTTCAg tttgctctgaaaaagttcaagaatGCGAAGAAAATTGTGATTGGAGGACACTCAGTCGGAGCACACCTCGCATTTCAAG ctgTAACACGGATCCATGACCCCCGAATCAGTGGTGCCTACCTCAGCGCGGGCATCTACAAAATTCAAGAACTGACTTCCACGACTTATGGTCACGATCTTGGGTTGACTTCAGAAGAAGCAGAAACTTGTAGTTGTGATTATGAGCTTATGAAGCATGTCCGGTTCCCGGTGTTAATCGCATGTTGCAGACGGGAATCCCCAAAGTTGTACCAACAAAATCAGGATTTTTCTAGTCAAGTTGCAAATGCTCAGTACAAG gaatACGAAAATGAAGATCATTTCACAATCCTGACAGAGCTCACAAAAGAGGAGAGCATCGTGTACGCCGACTTCTTCAACTTTctttattcaatttaa
- the puf-3 gene encoding PUM-HD domain-containing protein (Confirmed by transcript evidence): MSQNTGSSNLGRYYESPPTATEARGTFGGCFNANSSTNIWTPNRKVDSSMGFRSSSPTPQSAWAPNRQGFGGQFSKWRTSTPMTTPARYPQQAVRLIDLENNASFSKSLNSTTRSHKCTLPIWAGDGEGNVSDSVTLQDVLANDALVEFATDKNGCRFLQEHYPTENDNDVHQKLFRKLVEDRAIFLSLCSNMFGNFFVQRVLECSNTEEQEILTEHLATDLYNLCLDKSACRVIQLAIQKLDVHLATRLSLELRDTHLVRLSIDQNGNHVIQKIVKTLPVSSWTFLVDFFADDDNLIHVCQDKYGCRVIQSTVETLSTDQYAQCYQHRVILLRSLMAGVTRNCTQLASNEFANYVVQHVIKCGDALAVYRDIIIEQCLLQNLLSMSQEKYASHVVEVAFECAPYRLVAEMMNEIFEGYIPHPDTNRDALDILLFHQYGNYVVQQMIQTCVLGQNARDQKQSEMYGMWLEKIHGRVMRNAHRLERFSSGKKIIEALQSMSLY, encoded by the exons ATGAGTCAAAACACCGGTTCCTCTAACCTCGGTCGCTACTACGAGAGCCCGCCAACGGCGACGGAGGCTCGTGGCACATTCGGTGGTTGCTTCAACGCCAACAGCTCCACCAACATTTGGACGCCGAATCGGAAAGTGGACTCTTCGATGGGATTTCGGAGCTCCTCACCGACACCACAGAGCGCTTGGGCTCCGAATCGTCAAGGATTTGGAGGACAATTCTCCAAATGGCGCACTTCTACACCGATGACGACTCCGGCTCGTTATCCTCAACAGGCCGTTAGACTTATCGATTTGGAGAACAACGCCTCGTTCTCGAAGTCTTTGAA ctcgaccaCCCGCAGCCACAAATGCACACTTCCAATCTGGGCTGGCGACGGCGAGGGAAATGTCTCGGACTCGGTCACTCTTCAGGATGTGCTCGCCAACGATGCTCTCGTGGAATTTGCCACCGATAAGAATGGATGCCGATTCCTTCAGGAGCATTATCCAACGGAGAACGACAACGACGTCCACCAAAAACTCTTCCGTAAACTGGTCGAGGATCGTGCCATCTTCTTGTCGCTCTGCTCTAACATGTTTGGCAACTTCTTTGTGCAACGTGTCTTGGAGTGCTCGAACACTGAGGAGCAGGAGATTCTTACGGAGCACTTGGCTACTGATTTGTACAATCTCTGCCTTGACAAGAGTGCGTGCCGCGTCATTCAACTGGCTATTCAGAAGCTTGATGTTCATCTTGCGACTCGTTTGTCGTTGGAGCTCCGTGACACGCACCTCGTCCGTCTCAGCATCGATCAAAACGGAAACCACGTGATTCAGAAGATTGTCAAGACGCTTCCAGTCTCTTCGTGGACTTTCCTCGTGGATTTCTTCGCCGACGACGACAATCTCATCCACGTTTGCCAGGACAAATATGGGTGCCGTGTCATTCAATCGACCGTCGAAACTTTGTCGACTGATCAATATGCTCAGTGCTACCAGCATCGTGTCATTCTTCTTCGCAGTTTGATGGCTGGAGTCACTCGTAACTGCACCCAGCTGGCTTCCAACGAGTTTGCGAACTACGTGGTACAACACGTTATCAAGTGTGGAGATGCGTTGGCTGTCTACAGAGATATCATCATTGAGCAGTGCCTTCT gCAAAATTTGCTCTCAATGTCACAGGAGAAGTACGCTAGCCACGTGGTCGAAGTGGCGTTTGAATGTGCTCCATATCGCCTCGTTGCCGAGATGATGAACGAGATCTTCGAAGGATATATTCCACATCCGGATACAAATCGTGATGCTCTCGACATTCTGCTCTTCCATCAATATGGAAACTACGTTGTTCAGCAGATGATCCAGACTTGTGTTCTCGGTCAGAATGCTCGAGATCAAAAGCAATCGGAGATGTACGGCATGTGGCTCGAGAAGATTCACGGACGAGTGATGCGAAACGCCCACCGCCTCGAAAGATTTTCGTCGGGCAAGAAGATTATCGAAGCGCTCCAATCAATGTCCTTGTACTAG
- the afmd-2 gene encoding Abhydrolase_3 domain-containing protein (Confirmed by transcript evidence), with product MKHVRFPVLIACCRRESPKLYQQNQDFSSQVANAQYKEYENEDHFTILTELTKEESIVYADFFNFLYSI from the exons ATGAAGCATGTCCGGTTCCCGGTGTTAATCGCATGTTGCAGACGGGAATCCCCAAAGTTGTACCAACAAAATCAGGATTTTTCTAGTCAAGTTGCAAATGCTCAGTACAAG gaatACGAAAATGAAGATCATTTCACAATCCTGACAGAGCTCACAAAAGAGGAGAGCATCGTGTACGCCGACTTCTTCAACTTTctttattcaatttaa